One part of the Rickettsia akari str. Hartford genome encodes these proteins:
- the ruvA gene encoding Holliday junction branch migration protein RuvA produces MIGKLSGKIDAQGDDYIIIDVNGVGYLVYASGKTLGKLSEGEFYKLFIETHVREEHIHLYGFLTIEEKNFFNLLQSVNGIGTRMALSILSNLTPTDIQIAINNEDKDIFKAISGVGAKLAERIVLELKGKVAKISTGAAIINDSLNIKNITSVASNEVIKALVNLGFSRFEAQNSVQGIVIQNPEISIDELIKTALKNRNAGL; encoded by the coding sequence ATGATCGGTAAATTAAGTGGTAAGATTGATGCCCAAGGTGATGATTACATTATAATTGACGTAAATGGGGTAGGATACTTAGTCTATGCTTCGGGTAAAACTTTAGGTAAACTTTCAGAAGGGGAATTTTATAAACTATTTATCGAAACCCATGTTAGAGAGGAACATATTCATCTTTACGGTTTTCTAACTATAGAAGAGAAGAATTTTTTTAATTTGCTGCAATCCGTGAACGGTATTGGTACGAGAATGGCTCTATCTATTTTATCAAATCTAACTCCTACGGATATTCAAATTGCTATAAATAATGAAGATAAAGATATATTTAAAGCAATATCTGGCGTCGGTGCTAAACTTGCTGAGCGTATAGTTCTAGAGCTGAAAGGTAAAGTAGCGAAAATATCAACTGGTGCGGCTATTATCAACGATAGCTTAAATATCAAAAATATTACATCGGTCGCAAGCAATGAAGTAATAAAAGCTCTAGTAAATCTAGGCTTTTCTAGATTTGAAGCTCAAAACTCCGTTCAAGGCATTGTTATCCAAAACCCTGAAATCTCTATTGATGAATTAATCAAAACAGCCCTGAAAAATCGCAATGCTGGCCTTTAA
- a CDS encoding type II toxin-antitoxin system RelE family toxin: MNNNPVPNDSKLLVCYYDFYRCDIGEYRIIYSFNETTIYVILVGKRNDSEMYKVLKNIF; this comes from the coding sequence ATAAATAATAATCCAGTACCCAATGATAGTAAATTATTAGTATGCTACTATGATTTCTATAGATGCGACATTGGAGAATATAGAATAATTTATAGTTTTAATGAAACTACAATTTATGTGATATTAGTTGGAAAACGTAACGATTCTGAAATGTATAAGGTATTAAAAAACATTTTCTAA
- the proS gene encoding proline--tRNA ligase, whose translation MLLSQYFLPVLKEEPSEAQVTSHKLMLRSGMIRQQAAGIYTWLPLGLKVLKNIENIVSLNMNKAGALEVLMPCIQPAHLWMESGRFNNYGKEMLKFQDRHDNTLLFGPTNEDMITDIFRHNIKSYKDLPKNLYHIQWKFRDEIRPRFGVMRGREFLMKDAYSFDINEENAVKTYNQMYKAYINTFRDLGVFAIPVIADNGPIGGKLSHEFHIIAETGESTIYYDKRFKTLKDNPDIDVDEIKSWYAAAEEKHDINKLPISEQEITSSKGIEVGHIFYIGSKYSVNMKALINDEHGKLAPVEMSSYGIGISRLVAAIIEANCDEKGIIWPFSVAPFKVSLINLNIHDSKCVELAAKAYKDLSDKNIEVLYDDTEARPGSKFATHDLIGSPHQIIIGPKKAANNIVELKDRKSGNIEDIEVENLINYIK comes from the coding sequence ATGTTATTATCACAATATTTTTTACCTGTTTTAAAAGAAGAACCAAGTGAAGCTCAAGTAACTTCGCATAAATTAATGCTTAGAAGCGGAATGATTAGGCAGCAGGCAGCAGGTATTTATACATGGCTTCCGCTTGGATTAAAGGTACTTAAGAATATCGAGAACATAGTAAGTTTAAATATGAATAAAGCAGGCGCTTTAGAAGTTCTCATGCCTTGCATTCAACCGGCACATTTATGGATGGAATCGGGACGTTTTAATAATTACGGTAAAGAAATGCTGAAATTCCAAGATCGTCACGATAATACTTTACTATTCGGTCCGACTAATGAAGATATGATTACGGATATTTTTCGTCATAATATTAAGTCATATAAGGATTTGCCTAAAAATCTTTATCATATCCAGTGGAAATTTCGTGATGAGATTAGACCACGTTTTGGCGTTATGAGAGGACGAGAGTTCCTTATGAAAGATGCTTATTCTTTTGATATCAACGAAGAAAATGCCGTTAAGACCTATAATCAAATGTATAAGGCTTATATTAATACTTTCAGGGATTTAGGCGTGTTTGCTATCCCTGTTATTGCCGATAACGGTCCAATCGGCGGCAAGTTAAGCCATGAATTTCATATAATTGCTGAGACCGGTGAAAGCACTATTTATTATGATAAAAGATTTAAGACATTAAAAGATAATCCTGACATCGATGTAGACGAAATTAAAAGCTGGTACGCAGCAGCTGAAGAAAAGCATGACATAAATAAATTACCTATATCTGAACAAGAAATAACCAGTAGTAAAGGGATAGAAGTTGGGCATATTTTTTATATTGGATCAAAATATTCAGTTAATATGAAAGCTCTTATTAATGACGAACATGGTAAACTAGCTCCTGTAGAAATGAGTTCATACGGCATAGGTATTTCAAGGCTAGTTGCAGCTATCATAGAAGCAAATTGCGATGAGAAAGGTATCATATGGCCTTTTAGCGTTGCTCCTTTTAAAGTTTCTCTAATTAATTTGAATATTCATGATAGTAAATGTGTAGAGCTTGCGGCAAAAGCTTATAAAGATCTATCAGATAAAAATATAGAAGTGTTATATGACGATACTGAAGCACGTCCAGGCAGTAAATTCGCAACGCATGACCTTATCGGCTCACCTCATCAAATTATAATTGGTCCTAAAAAAGCTGCAAATAATATCGTTGAATTAAAAGACCGTAAAAGCGGAAATATAGAGGATATTGAGGTAGAAAATCTTATCAATTATATCAAATAA
- the ruvB gene encoding Holliday junction branch migration DNA helicase RuvB: MTNILSPEKSDNDQELPIRPSYLQEFVGQQQIKENLSVFIKAAKSRNQHLDHTLFYGPPGLGKTTLAKIISNEIGGNFKSTSGPAILKAADLAAILTNLEKNDVLFIDEIHRLNTAVEEILYPAMEDFELDIIIGEGPAARSVKITLPKFTLIGATTRLGLLSNPLRDRFGIPMRLNFYNTEELKKVLNRASKLFDIDLTDSGSEEIAKRSRGTPRIALRLLRRIRDFAAVDGKSRVDKEISDFGLKRLEVDLIGLDSNDYRYLKFIADHYNGGPVGIETIAAALSEERDALEETIEPYLIQIGLLQRTPRGRVITIAAFEHLKMPIPNQSHHQFNIFNENE, translated from the coding sequence ATGACTAATATATTATCACCTGAAAAAAGTGACAATGATCAAGAATTGCCTATAAGACCGTCATATTTACAGGAATTTGTCGGTCAACAGCAGATTAAAGAAAATCTTTCGGTATTTATTAAAGCTGCAAAATCTCGGAATCAGCATCTTGATCATACTTTATTTTACGGTCCACCAGGTCTTGGTAAGACTACGCTTGCCAAAATTATTTCCAACGAAATTGGAGGTAATTTCAAATCCACCTCCGGTCCTGCTATACTTAAGGCAGCTGATCTTGCTGCTATTCTTACCAATCTTGAAAAGAACGACGTATTATTTATTGATGAAATCCACCGCTTAAATACTGCGGTTGAAGAGATTTTATATCCTGCTATGGAAGATTTTGAGCTTGATATAATTATCGGTGAAGGACCTGCCGCAAGGTCAGTGAAAATAACCTTGCCGAAATTTACATTAATCGGGGCTACTACACGCCTTGGGCTGCTTAGTAATCCTTTGCGTGATAGGTTCGGTATTCCTATGCGGCTTAATTTTTATAATACTGAAGAATTGAAAAAAGTTCTAAATAGAGCGAGTAAGTTATTTGATATTGATTTGACTGATTCAGGTTCGGAAGAGATAGCAAAAAGAAGTAGAGGAACGCCAAGAATTGCATTAAGATTGCTGCGTCGTATAAGAGATTTTGCAGCAGTTGACGGTAAATCAAGAGTAGATAAAGAAATCTCTGATTTTGGGTTAAAGCGTTTGGAGGTTGATCTAATAGGACTTGATAGTAATGATTATCGTTATTTGAAATTCATAGCGGATCATTATAACGGTGGTCCTGTTGGAATTGAAACGATCGCAGCAGCCCTTTCTGAAGAGCGTGACGCACTTGAAGAAACCATAGAGCCTTATCTAATACAGATAGGTTTACTACAAAGAACTCCTAGAGGTAGGGTAATCACGATTGCCGCTTTTGAGCATTTGAAAATGCCGATACCTAATCAATCACATCATCAATTTAATATTTTTAATGAGAATGAATAA
- a CDS encoding type II toxin-antitoxin system Phd/YefM family antitoxin codes for MNISATELNKNPGKIIDQALREPIVINKQGRPTVVLVDYEYFTTLEDDYWGKAVTNITKQPEWLSAKESAKFLKS; via the coding sequence ATGAATATATCTGCAACTGAGTTAAATAAAAATCCTGGAAAAATCATTGATCAAGCATTAAGAGAGCCGATAGTTATTAATAAGCAAGGTAGACCTACTGTTGTTTTAGTAGACTATGAATATTTTACTACGCTTGAAGATGATTATTGGGGGAAGGCAGTAACAAATATTACAAAACAGCCGGAATGGTTATCAGCAAAAGAATCAGCAAAATTTCTTAAAAGCTAA